The following coding sequences lie in one Musa acuminata AAA Group cultivar baxijiao chromosome BXJ1-8, Cavendish_Baxijiao_AAA, whole genome shotgun sequence genomic window:
- the LOC135589195 gene encoding meiotic recombination protein DMC1 homolog encodes MPISLNRCLMAPRFEEQGQLQLLEREEDEEDDCFEPIDKLIVQGINAGDIKKLQDAGIYTCNGLMMHTKKSLTGIKGLSEAKVDKICEAAEKLVNMGYVTGSDLLLRRKAVVRITTGSQALDELLGGGIETLSITEAFGEFRSGKTQLAHTLCVSTQLPIQMHGGNGKVAYIDTEGTFRPDRIVPIAERFGMDAGAVLDNIIYARAYTYEHQYNLLLGLAAKMSEEPFRLLIVDSVIALFRVDFSGRGELAERQQKLAQMLSRLIKIAEEFNVAVYITNQVIADPGGGMFISDPKKPAGGHVLAHSATIRLMLRKGKGEQRVCKIYDAPNLPEAEAVFQITPGGITDVKD; translated from the exons ATGCCAATCTCTTTGAATCGCTGTCTGATGGCTCCCAGATTCGAAGAGCAAGGCCAGCTGCAGCTGCTGGAGCGGGAGGAAGACGAGGAAGATGATTGCTTCGAGCCCATCGACAAAC TAATTGTGCAAGGCATCAACGCGGGCGACATCAAGAAGCTGCAGGACGCAGGAATCTACACCTGCAACGGCCTCATGATGCACACCAAGAAG AGCTTGACGGGAATCAAGGGATTATCCGAAGCCAAGGTAGATAAGATCTGCGAGGCCGCCGAGAAGCTCGTG AACATGGGATACGTTACCGGGAGCGATCTGCTTCTCAGG AGGAAGGCGGTGGTTCGAATTACGACGGGGAGCCAAGCTTTGGATGAACTACTTGGCG GTGGGATCGAGACGCTTTCAATAACAGAGGCATTTGGAGAATTCCG ATCGGGGAAAACTCAGTTGGCTCATACCCTCTGCGTCTCCACACAG CTACCCATCCAAATGCACGGCGGAAACGGGAAGGTCGCCTACATTGATACCGAGGGGACATT CCGTCCAGATCGGATCGTTCCCATCGCGGAGAGATTTGGAATGGATGCGGGTGCCGTTCTCGACAAT ATTATATACGCGCGTGCCTATACTTACGAGCATCAGTACAACTTGCTCTTGGGCTTGGCCGCAAAAATGTCCGAAGAGCCTTTCAGGCTCCTG ATCGTCGATTCTGTGATCGCGCTGTTCCGCGTCGACTTCAGCGGGCGCGGCGAGCTCGCGGAGCGCCAG CAAAAATTGGCGCAAATGCTCTCTCGCCTCATTAAGATCGCCGAGGAGTTCAACGTCGCGGTTTACATAACGAACCAAG TGATTGCGGATCCTGGAGGAGGGATGTTCATATCGGATCCTAAGAAGCCAGCGGGAGGGCACGTGCTGGCCCACTCAGCTACCATCAGGCTGATGTTGAGGAAAGGCAAAGGCGAGCAGCGCGTCTGCAAGATCTATGACGCTCCCAACCTTCCCGAAGCCGAAGCC GTTTTCCAGATAACCCCAGGAGGCATCACAGACGTGAAGGATTGA